From Triticum aestivum cultivar Chinese Spring chromosome 4A, IWGSC CS RefSeq v2.1, whole genome shotgun sequence, a single genomic window includes:
- the LOC123088391 gene encoding avenin-like a4 precursor encodes MKTMFILALIAAATSVVAQLDTTCSQGYGQCQQQPQQQVNTCSALLQQCSPTPYVQSQMWRASGCQLMRQQCCQPLAQISEQARCQAVCSVAQVIMRQQQGQSFGQPQQQVQSFSQPQHQVPIEITRMVLQTLPSMCNVNIPQYCTTTPCRTITQTPYNIPMTATCVGGTC; translated from the coding sequence ATGAAGACTATGTTCATCCTCGCTCTCATTGCCGCGGCGACCAGCGTCGTTGCGCAGCTGGACACTACATGCAGCCAGGGCTATGGGCAATgccagcagcagccgcagcagcaggTGAACACATGCTCTGCCCTCCTGCAGCAGTGTAGCCCGACACCATATGTCCAGTCACAGATGTGGCGGGCAAGCGGTTGCCAGTTGATGCGGCAACAGTGCTGCCAGCCGCTGGCCCAGATCTCAGAGCAGGCTCGGTGCCAGGCTGTCTGCAGCGTGGCCCAGGTCATCATGCGACAGCAGCAAGGGCAAAGTTTCGGTCAGCCTCAGCAACAAGTGCAAAGTTTCAGCCAGCCTCAGCACCAGGTTCCGATTGAGATAACGAGGATGGTGCTCCAGACCCTTCCATCGATGTGCAACGTGAACATCCCGCAATATTGCACCACCACCCCATGCAGGACCATCACTCAGACCCCCTACAACATCCCTATGACCGCTACCTGTGTTGGTGGTACCTGCTAA
- the LOC123088390 gene encoding avenin-like a6 translates to MKNLFILALLAFTATSAVAQLYTTCSQGYGQCQQQPQPQPQPQPQPQMNTCAAFLQQCSQTAYVQSQMWQASGCQLMRQQCCQPLAQISEQARCQAVCSVAQIIMRQQQGQRFGQPQQQQGQSFGQPQQQVPVEIMGMVLQTLPSMCSVNIPQYCTTTPCSTIAPAIYSIPMTATCAGGAC, encoded by the coding sequence ATGAAGAACCTGTTCATCCTCGCTCTCCTCGCCTTCACGGCGACAAGCGCTGTTGCGCAGCTGTACACTACCTGTAGCCAGGGCTACGGGCAATGccagcagcagccgcagccgcagccgcaacCGCAGCCACAGCCGCAGATGAACACATGCGCTGCTTTCCTGCAGCAGTGCAGCCAGACAGCATATGTCCAGTCACAGATGTGGCAGGCAAGCGGTTGCCAGTTGATGCGGCAACAGTGCTGCCAGCCGCTGGCCCAGATCTCGGAGCAGGCTCGGTGCCAGGCGGTCTGTAGCGTGGCACAGATCATCATGCGGCAGCAGCAAGGGCAACGTTTCGGCCAGCCTCAGCAGCAGCAAGGGCAAAGTTTCGGGCAGCCTCAGCAGCAGGTTCCGGTTGAGATAATGGGGATGGTGCTTCAGACCCTTCCGTCGATGTGCAGCGTAAACATCCCACAATATTGCACCACCACCCCGTGCAGCACCATCGCCCCCGCCATCTACAGCATCCCCATGACAGCTACCTGTGCTGGTGGTGCCTGCTAA